A window from Primulina huaijiensis isolate GDHJ02 chromosome 11, ASM1229523v2, whole genome shotgun sequence encodes these proteins:
- the LOC140987440 gene encoding probable serine/threonine-protein kinase PBL11 isoform X2: protein MVPMYGFCADGEHLCAMYVFQASDSVYNLIPKDSFTWLQRIKVSLGIASLLKFLHTGYPQYPPFVVRNLDAAHILLDENGYPRLCDFSMITGGILPDRTLDKNDNVHGCYGHMDPYSGKKGNCSDKQDVFAYGVILLGLITKKVYTHENRQVRLPFDHEWAQREYKASESDSDKKTVQRSLVHESFTSDPDFNSADGAEITAMAMECINICDSERPTMKQVLRSLLTLPVVKQHAPFLGVNKLLQPHKIGH from the exons ATGGTGCCAATGTATGGGTTCTGTGCCGATGGTGAACATCTTTGTGCAATGTATGTGTTCCAGGCTTCTGACTCCGTATATAACCTCATTCCAAAAG ATTCTTTTACGTGGCTGCAAAGAATCAAGGTTTCCCTTGGGATTGCTAGCCTCCTCAAATTTTTGCATACTGGATATCCACAGTACCCACCTTTCgtagttcgcaatcttgatgcTGCTCATATATTGCTTGATGAG AATGGTTATCCAAGGTTATGCGATTTTAGCATGATAACTGGTGGAATTCTTCCTGATAGAACACTTGATAAAAACGATAATGTCCATGGATGTTATGGTCACATGGACCCTTACTCTGGGAAGAAAG GGAATTGTTCAGATAAACAAGATGTCTTTGCATATGGGGTTATACTGCTAGGTTTAATAACCAAGAAAGTTTACACACACGAAAATCGGCAAGTCCGATTACCTTTTGATCATGAATGGGCACAGAGAGAATATAAGGCTAGTGAATCAGATAGTGACAAGAAAACCGTCCAACGTTCACTTGTCCATGAAAGTTTTACAAGCGATCCTGATTTTAATTCAGCGGATGGGGCCGAGATAACTGCAATGGCAATGGAATGTATAAATATATGTGACTCTGAACGCCCCACCATGAAGCAAGTGTTGAGGTCTCTGCTCACACTTCCAGTTGTTAAGCAGCATGCTCCTTTTCTAGGAGTGAACAAACTGCTCCAGCCCCATAAAATTGGTCACTGA
- the LOC140987440 gene encoding probable serine/threonine-protein kinase PBL16 isoform X1, producing MDPLVTQTYDNLSRYTNSFSESKCIGHFQFGKLYRTKFRHPDRERHFVVKIWENGYNLLRLADEIILLRHELILGHPSMVPMYGFCADGEHLCAMYVFQASDSVYNLIPKDSFTWLQRIKVSLGIASLLKFLHTGYPQYPPFVVRNLDAAHILLDENGYPRLCDFSMITGGILPDRTLDKNDNVHGCYGHMDPYSGKKGNCSDKQDVFAYGVILLGLITKKVYTHENRQVRLPFDHEWAQREYKASESDSDKKTVQRSLVHESFTSDPDFNSADGAEITAMAMECINICDSERPTMKQVLRSLLTLPVVKQHAPFLGVNKLLQPHKIGH from the exons ATGGATCCGCTCGTCACGCAGACATATGACAACTTGAGTCGATATACTAATTCCTTTAGTGAGAGCAAATGCATCGGTCATTTCCAGTTCGGCAAGCTTTACCGCACGAAATTTAGGCATCCTGACCGGGAACGGCATTTCGTGGTGAAAATATGGGAAAATGGATATAATTTGTTAAGATTAGCG GACGAAATAATTTTATTGCGCCATGAACTGATTCTTGGTCATCCAAGCATGGTGCCAATGTATGGGTTCTGTGCCGATGGTGAACATCTTTGTGCAATGTATGTGTTCCAGGCTTCTGACTCCGTATATAACCTCATTCCAAAAG ATTCTTTTACGTGGCTGCAAAGAATCAAGGTTTCCCTTGGGATTGCTAGCCTCCTCAAATTTTTGCATACTGGATATCCACAGTACCCACCTTTCgtagttcgcaatcttgatgcTGCTCATATATTGCTTGATGAG AATGGTTATCCAAGGTTATGCGATTTTAGCATGATAACTGGTGGAATTCTTCCTGATAGAACACTTGATAAAAACGATAATGTCCATGGATGTTATGGTCACATGGACCCTTACTCTGGGAAGAAAG GGAATTGTTCAGATAAACAAGATGTCTTTGCATATGGGGTTATACTGCTAGGTTTAATAACCAAGAAAGTTTACACACACGAAAATCGGCAAGTCCGATTACCTTTTGATCATGAATGGGCACAGAGAGAATATAAGGCTAGTGAATCAGATAGTGACAAGAAAACCGTCCAACGTTCACTTGTCCATGAAAGTTTTACAAGCGATCCTGATTTTAATTCAGCGGATGGGGCCGAGATAACTGCAATGGCAATGGAATGTATAAATATATGTGACTCTGAACGCCCCACCATGAAGCAAGTGTTGAGGTCTCTGCTCACACTTCCAGTTGTTAAGCAGCATGCTCCTTTTCTAGGAGTGAACAAACTGCTCCAGCCCCATAAAATTGGTCACTGA